Proteins encoded in a region of the Microbacterium neungamense genome:
- a CDS encoding DEAD/DEAH box helicase: MTVLDPSAVRGADADAVYAAFTEWAEGTGIRLYPAQDEALIEIVSGNNLILSTPTGTGKSLVAVGAHFAALAAGRRSYYTAPIKALVSEKFFALVDIFGAESVGMVTGDSAVNADAPIVCCTAEILANLALREGPDADVGQVVMDEFHFYGDPDRGWAWQVPLLTLPQAQVVLMSATLGDVTDLAADLTRRTGRETATVTGVERPVPLHFFYATTPIHETIEELLSTGQAPVYIVHFSQAAAMERAQALASAKVATREQRDAIAELIGGFRFTTAFGRTLSRLLRLGIGVHHAGMLPKYRRLVEQLAQRGLLRVICGTDTLGVGINVPIRTVLLTALTKFDGQRMRQLNAREFHQIAGRAGRAGYDTAGTVVAQAPEHETENLAALKKAGDDPKKKRKIIRKKAPDGFVSWGEPSFRKLIAAEPETLTSHMQITSAMMLNVIARGGDVFANMRALVYDNHEPRSRQRLLALRAIGIFRTLVESGVVERDGDGIRLTVDLQPNFALNQPLSPFALAAFELLDPDDPTFALDAISIVEATLDDPRPILSQQEFLARGEAVAAMKAEGIEYDERMELLEGITHPKPLEELLTAAFDVFATAQPWIRDFELRPKSVVRDMYERAMSFGEYVGFYKVARSEGVVLRYLSDAYRAASQTIPEHLKNDDLRDLIEWLGELVRQVDSSLLDEWQELVSGHPVSHADEPVVPPAPKRLTTNVRAFRILVRNELFRRVQLAARDDLDALTELDPSFDGWADALDAYYAEHDEIRTGPDARSSKLLILDESPRAGRVWTARQILDDPAGDHDWGISATIDLDASDAAGEAVITVTAVDRL; the protein is encoded by the coding sequence ATGACCGTCCTCGATCCGTCCGCCGTGCGCGGCGCCGATGCGGATGCCGTGTACGCGGCGTTCACCGAGTGGGCCGAGGGCACCGGCATCCGCCTCTACCCGGCGCAGGACGAGGCGCTCATCGAGATCGTCTCGGGCAACAACCTCATCCTGTCCACCCCGACCGGCACCGGGAAGTCGCTCGTCGCGGTCGGCGCGCACTTCGCCGCCCTCGCCGCGGGCCGCCGCAGCTACTACACCGCGCCGATCAAAGCGCTGGTGAGCGAGAAGTTCTTCGCCCTCGTGGACATCTTCGGCGCGGAGAGCGTCGGCATGGTCACCGGCGACTCGGCCGTGAACGCGGACGCCCCGATCGTGTGCTGCACCGCCGAGATCCTCGCCAACCTCGCCCTCCGCGAGGGGCCGGACGCCGACGTCGGGCAGGTCGTGATGGACGAGTTCCACTTCTACGGCGACCCCGACCGCGGCTGGGCGTGGCAGGTGCCGCTGCTGACCCTGCCGCAGGCGCAGGTGGTGCTGATGTCGGCGACGCTCGGCGACGTCACCGACCTGGCCGCGGACCTCACTCGCCGCACCGGCCGCGAGACCGCGACCGTCACCGGCGTGGAGCGCCCGGTGCCGCTGCACTTCTTCTACGCGACCACGCCGATCCACGAGACCATCGAGGAGCTGCTGTCCACCGGTCAGGCGCCCGTGTACATCGTGCACTTCTCCCAGGCGGCGGCGATGGAGCGCGCGCAGGCGCTCGCCAGCGCGAAGGTCGCCACGCGGGAGCAGCGGGACGCCATCGCCGAGCTCATCGGCGGGTTCCGCTTCACCACGGCGTTCGGTCGCACGCTGTCGCGGCTGCTGCGGCTGGGCATCGGCGTGCACCACGCCGGCATGCTGCCGAAGTACCGCCGTCTCGTGGAGCAGCTCGCCCAGCGCGGACTGCTCCGGGTGATCTGCGGCACCGACACGCTCGGTGTCGGCATCAACGTGCCGATCCGCACGGTGCTGCTCACGGCGCTCACGAAGTTCGACGGGCAGCGGATGCGGCAGCTGAACGCGCGCGAGTTCCACCAGATCGCCGGACGCGCCGGTCGCGCCGGCTACGACACCGCCGGCACCGTGGTGGCCCAGGCGCCCGAGCACGAGACCGAGAACCTGGCGGCGCTGAAGAAGGCCGGGGACGACCCGAAGAAGAAGCGGAAGATCATCCGCAAGAAGGCGCCCGACGGCTTCGTGTCGTGGGGCGAGCCGAGCTTCCGCAAGCTCATCGCGGCGGAGCCCGAGACGCTGACCTCGCACATGCAGATCACGAGCGCCATGATGCTGAACGTGATCGCGCGCGGCGGGGACGTGTTCGCGAATATGCGCGCACTCGTATACGACAACCACGAGCCGCGTTCGCGGCAGCGGCTGCTGGCCCTGCGGGCGATCGGGATCTTCCGCACCCTGGTGGAATCCGGGGTCGTGGAGCGCGACGGCGACGGCATCCGACTCACCGTCGACCTCCAGCCGAACTTCGCACTGAATCAGCCGCTGTCACCGTTCGCCCTCGCGGCCTTCGAACTGCTCGACCCGGACGACCCCACGTTCGCGCTGGACGCGATCTCCATCGTCGAGGCGACCCTGGACGACCCGCGGCCCATCCTCAGCCAGCAGGAGTTCCTCGCCCGAGGCGAGGCGGTCGCGGCGATGAAGGCCGAGGGCATCGAGTACGACGAGCGGATGGAGCTGCTCGAGGGGATCACGCATCCCAAGCCGCTCGAAGAGCTGCTCACCGCCGCCTTCGACGTCTTCGCGACCGCGCAGCCGTGGATCCGCGACTTCGAGCTGCGGCCCAAGTCGGTCGTGCGCGACATGTATGAACGGGCCATGTCGTTCGGGGAATACGTCGGGTTCTACAAGGTCGCCCGGTCCGAGGGCGTGGTGCTGCGGTACCTGTCGGATGCCTATCGCGCCGCCTCCCAGACCATCCCCGAGCATCTCAAGAACGACGACCTGCGCGACCTGATCGAGTGGCTCGGCGAGCTCGTGCGGCAGGTGGACTCCTCGCTGCTCGACGAGTGGCAGGAGCTCGTCTCCGGGCATCCGGTGTCCCACGCCGACGAACCGGTCGTGCCCCCGGCACCGAAACGGCTCACCACGAATGTCCGCGCCTTCCGCATCCTGGTGCGCAACGAGCTGTTCCGCCGGGTCCAGCTCGCCGCGCGCGACGACCTCGACGCGCTCACCGAACTCGACCCGTCGTTCGACGGCTGGGCCGACGCGCTGGACGCATACTACGCCGAGCATGACGAGATCCGCACCGGCCCGGATGCCCGCAGCTCGAAGCTCCTGATCCTCGACGAGTCGCCGCGGGCCGGCCG
- a CDS encoding FUSC family protein produces the protein MRIPAAIRTTRRASLLQVVKSAAATIAAWLLAGWIVPGQLPVFAAIAALLVVQPSVNQSLAKALERSTGVIVGVVIAVLLGLLLGSPSWIVLLAVVVAMLTAWAFRASPGTGNQVAISAMLVLALGSSSPEYAVARIAETLIGALIGIVVNALIVPPVLVAPARRDLGLLGAELAATLDRLAEALPTPQTAARLQELMLQARLLRPMRDAAEASVVAGEESLALNPRRSRHRDDLAEMRRLLDMLSPVVTQVIGMTRAYFDHYDDSIADEPAVAAIAEQLRRAGHDVRLAVQVADLSPEPDAVTSAIPALTAPLVVRPPASDHWILIGSLLEDLRRIRGQLLGER, from the coding sequence ATGCGCATCCCCGCCGCGATCCGCACCACCCGACGGGCCTCGCTGCTGCAGGTCGTGAAGTCGGCGGCGGCGACGATCGCGGCCTGGCTGCTGGCTGGCTGGATCGTGCCCGGTCAGCTGCCGGTCTTCGCGGCGATCGCCGCGCTGCTGGTGGTGCAGCCGAGCGTGAACCAGTCGCTGGCGAAGGCGCTGGAGCGCAGCACCGGCGTCATCGTCGGCGTGGTGATCGCCGTCCTGCTCGGCCTGCTGCTGGGCTCGCCGAGCTGGATCGTGCTGCTCGCGGTCGTGGTGGCGATGCTCACGGCGTGGGCGTTCCGGGCCAGCCCCGGCACCGGGAACCAGGTGGCGATCTCGGCGATGCTGGTGCTCGCGCTGGGGTCGTCCAGCCCGGAGTACGCGGTGGCCCGCATCGCCGAGACCCTGATCGGCGCGCTGATCGGGATCGTCGTGAACGCGCTGATCGTGCCGCCGGTGCTGGTCGCGCCGGCCCGCCGGGACCTCGGCCTGCTCGGCGCCGAGCTGGCCGCGACCCTGGATCGGCTCGCCGAGGCGCTGCCGACTCCGCAGACCGCGGCCCGGCTGCAGGAGCTGATGCTGCAGGCGCGGCTGCTGCGGCCGATGCGGGATGCCGCCGAGGCATCCGTCGTCGCCGGCGAGGAGTCTCTCGCCCTCAACCCCCGCCGTTCCCGCCATCGCGACGACCTGGCCGAGATGCGCCGGCTGCTCGACATGCTCTCGCCGGTGGTCACGCAGGTGATCGGGATGACCCGGGCGTACTTCGACCACTACGACGACAGCATCGCCGACGAGCCCGCGGTCGCCGCGATCGCCGAGCAGCTGCGCCGGGCCGGGCACGACGTGCGTCTCGCGGTGCAGGTGGCGGACCTGTCCCCCGAGCCGGATGCCGTCACCTCGGCGATCCCGGCGCTCACCGCCCCGCTGGTCGTCCGGCCGCCGGCATCCGATCACTGGATCCTCATCGGTTCGCTGCTCGAGGACCTCCGCCGCATCCGCGGCCAGCTGCTGGGCGAGCGCTAG
- a CDS encoding DUF998 domain-containing protein, with the protein MDGHGGQAREQALRELGRGLWATIICFVIGAAAGTAVLWGAARPFAGDGSVIIPAAAIAGIIAAGAFVTSTLMHRRGETGPMPPWQAVVSDLSSVALTLAFAAVTGLGVLLAGEVLAAGLHGLELPPLGGGVLVGVASAVGGRPAFRAGIRLRTRDIAGLLSGFLVIGTLFAMITATDPGWWERNFSQLGIGAGAWAFNGTLIIAGLLVATVGSYLGRDLHRMLGDDALPRIAGVVAAWAASGAALAAVGLLPIDTLRPVHTIAAIAAVVLLVLAAVLTASAMPEAPGLLRAVTVGLVVLVAVSAALAMARVYSVTVLESIVTGLALLWLSTLVQVVGVLAPDASRPSARRSPLR; encoded by the coding sequence ATGGACGGGCACGGTGGGCAGGCGCGGGAGCAGGCGCTGCGGGAGCTGGGCCGGGGGCTGTGGGCGACGATCATCTGCTTCGTGATCGGCGCCGCGGCCGGCACGGCGGTGCTCTGGGGCGCCGCCCGACCGTTCGCCGGCGACGGCTCGGTGATCATCCCGGCCGCCGCGATCGCCGGGATCATCGCGGCGGGCGCCTTCGTCACGAGCACGTTGATGCACCGCCGCGGCGAGACCGGCCCGATGCCGCCCTGGCAGGCCGTCGTCTCCGACCTGTCGTCGGTGGCCCTCACGCTCGCGTTCGCGGCGGTGACCGGGCTGGGCGTGCTCCTCGCCGGCGAGGTGCTCGCGGCAGGCCTGCACGGGCTCGAGCTGCCGCCCCTCGGCGGAGGGGTTCTCGTCGGCGTGGCCTCCGCCGTCGGCGGGCGGCCGGCGTTCCGCGCCGGCATCCGTCTGCGCACCCGCGACATCGCCGGTCTGCTGTCGGGCTTCCTCGTCATCGGCACGCTGTTCGCGATGATCACCGCCACCGACCCCGGCTGGTGGGAGCGCAACTTCTCCCAGCTCGGCATCGGCGCCGGAGCGTGGGCGTTCAACGGGACGCTCATCATCGCCGGGCTCCTCGTCGCCACGGTCGGCTCGTACCTCGGCCGCGACCTGCACCGGATGCTCGGCGACGACGCGCTCCCACGGATCGCGGGCGTCGTGGCGGCCTGGGCGGCCTCCGGAGCGGCACTCGCCGCGGTCGGGCTGCTGCCGATCGACACCCTGCGCCCCGTGCACACGATCGCCGCGATCGCCGCGGTCGTCCTGCTCGTGCTCGCGGCCGTGCTCACCGCGTCGGCGATGCCGGAGGCGCCCGGGCTGCTCCGGGCCGTCACCGTCGGGCTGGTCGTGCTCGTCGCCGTCTCCGCGGCGCTGGCGATGGCGCGGGTGTACTCGGTGACGGTGCTGGAGAGCATCGTCACCGGCCTCGCGCTGCTGTGGCTGTCGACGCTCGTGCAGGTGGTCGGCGTGCTCGCACCGGATGCCTCGCGGCCGTCGGCCCGGCGCTCGCCGCTGCGTTGA
- a CDS encoding DNA alkylation repair protein, whose amino-acid sequence MADVAEVLGELAALEDPKMRAVNERHGDAHGVNLTQLRGVAKRLGMDAGLARALWDSGDVAGQLVALLILKPREADAAELDRMLRSTRSAKAHDWFVNYIARKSPHAEEMRVRWLDDADAHARAAGWSLTTDRVAKKPEGLDLDGLLDRIERELRDAPAREQWAMNETLATIGIHHPALRDRAIAIGERLQVLADYPTPPGCTSPFAPLWIAEIVRRRES is encoded by the coding sequence ATGGCGGACGTCGCGGAGGTGCTCGGGGAGCTCGCGGCCCTCGAGGACCCGAAGATGCGGGCGGTCAACGAGCGGCACGGCGACGCGCACGGCGTGAACCTCACGCAGCTGCGCGGGGTGGCCAAGCGGCTCGGGATGGATGCCGGTCTCGCCCGGGCGCTGTGGGACTCGGGGGATGTCGCGGGTCAGCTCGTGGCGCTGCTGATCCTCAAGCCGCGTGAGGCGGATGCCGCGGAGCTCGATCGGATGCTGCGCAGCACCCGCAGCGCGAAGGCGCACGACTGGTTCGTGAACTACATCGCCCGGAAGTCGCCGCACGCGGAGGAGATGCGGGTGCGCTGGCTGGACGATGCGGATGCTCATGCCCGGGCAGCCGGCTGGTCGCTGACCACCGACCGGGTCGCGAAGAAGCCCGAAGGGCTCGACCTCGACGGGCTGCTCGACCGGATCGAACGCGAGCTTCGCGATGCGCCCGCGCGGGAGCAGTGGGCGATGAACGAGACGCTTGCGACGATCGGCATCCATCATCCCGCGCTGCGCGACCGGGCGATCGCGATCGGTGAGCGGCTGCAGGTGCTCGCGGACTACCCGACGCCGCCGGGATGCACCTCCCCGTTCGCCCCGCTCTGGATCGCGGAGATCGTCCGCCGCCGCGAGAGCTGA
- the putP gene encoding sodium/proline symporter PutP has protein sequence MSDQIFTYAALGLYFAGMLLIGYLAYRRTDDHEDYMLGGRSLPPWVAAISAGASDMSGWLVMGLPGAIFAAGLIEAWIAIGLTIGAYLNWLLVAPRLRAYTEVSRNSITVPSFFENRLRDTSRMLRILSGLVILVFFTLYISSGMVAAGVFFESSFDGDYMVGMLFVGGITLLYTLFGGFLGASFTDVVQGLMMVVALVVVPVAAIIAIGGFGETGSLIAEAAGAGHLSLLGGSAITGATVLSIVSALAWGLGYFGQPHIVVRFMALRSPQEAKSARRIGISWMVVSMGGAVISGLVGIAYFAQRGIDLENPETVVLLMSTTLMHPFIAGLILAAVLAAIMSTISSQLVVCSSALVEDLYQVARKTPPSQKRLVLMGRLAVLVVAIVAIVLAITPNDTILGLVSFAWAGFGAAFGPIILLSLFWRRLTRWGALAGMFVGAATVFIWKALDTGLYEMLPAFVFATVAAVVVSLLTYRHNEEIQQEFTDTGTMLTLPRPHAVGDTP, from the coding sequence ATGTCCGACCAGATCTTCACCTACGCCGCGCTGGGGCTGTACTTCGCGGGCATGCTGCTCATCGGCTACCTGGCGTACCGGCGCACCGACGACCACGAGGACTACATGCTCGGCGGCCGCAGCCTGCCGCCGTGGGTCGCCGCGATCAGCGCCGGCGCGTCCGACATGTCCGGCTGGCTCGTGATGGGCCTCCCCGGCGCGATCTTCGCCGCCGGGCTCATCGAGGCCTGGATCGCGATCGGCCTCACGATCGGCGCGTACCTGAACTGGCTCCTCGTCGCGCCGCGCCTGCGTGCGTACACCGAGGTGTCGCGCAACTCGATCACGGTGCCGAGCTTCTTCGAGAACCGGCTCCGCGACACCAGCCGGATGCTGCGCATCCTGTCGGGCCTGGTGATCCTCGTCTTCTTCACGCTGTACATCTCCTCCGGCATGGTGGCGGCGGGCGTGTTCTTCGAGAGCTCCTTCGACGGCGACTACATGGTCGGGATGCTGTTCGTCGGCGGCATCACCCTGCTCTACACGCTGTTCGGCGGTTTCCTCGGCGCCTCCTTCACCGACGTGGTGCAGGGGCTGATGATGGTGGTCGCGCTCGTCGTCGTCCCGGTCGCGGCGATCATCGCGATCGGCGGCTTCGGGGAGACCGGCAGCCTCATCGCGGAGGCCGCGGGCGCGGGCCACCTGTCGCTGCTCGGCGGCAGCGCGATCACCGGCGCGACGGTGCTGTCGATCGTCTCCGCGCTAGCGTGGGGCCTCGGGTACTTCGGGCAGCCGCACATCGTGGTCCGGTTCATGGCGCTGCGCTCGCCGCAGGAGGCGAAGAGCGCGCGGCGCATCGGCATCAGCTGGATGGTCGTGTCGATGGGTGGCGCGGTCATCTCGGGCCTGGTCGGCATCGCCTACTTCGCGCAGCGCGGCATCGACCTGGAGAACCCGGAGACCGTGGTGCTGCTGATGTCGACCACGCTGATGCATCCGTTCATCGCGGGCCTCATCCTCGCCGCCGTGCTCGCCGCGATCATGAGCACGATCTCCAGCCAGCTCGTGGTGTGCTCCTCGGCGCTGGTCGAGGACCTCTACCAGGTGGCGCGGAAGACCCCGCCGTCGCAGAAGCGACTGGTGCTGATGGGCCGGCTCGCGGTGCTGGTGGTGGCGATCGTCGCGATCGTGCTGGCGATCACCCCGAACGACACGATCCTCGGACTGGTGTCGTTCGCCTGGGCCGGGTTCGGCGCCGCGTTCGGGCCGATCATCCTGCTCAGCCTGTTCTGGCGCCGGCTCACCCGCTGGGGCGCCCTCGCCGGCATGTTCGTCGGCGCCGCGACGGTGTTCATCTGGAAGGCGCTGGACACCGGCCTGTACGAGATGCTGCCGGCGTTCGTGTTCGCGACCGTCGCCGCAGTGGTGGTGAGCCTGCTCACCTACCGGCACAACGAGGAGATCCAGCAGGAGTTCACCGACACCGGGACCATGCTCACCCTGCCGCGTCCGCACGCGGTGGGCGACACCCCCTGA